In Pedobacter sp. WC2423, the following are encoded in one genomic region:
- a CDS encoding IS3 family transposase translates to MSKKAKCLNSTGKVQSARTKAKAVEELRHTYDLHLLLSASELARSTFYYHLKHAKEDRYAPARKLISDIFHRHRGRYGYRRITAALKQQGCTINHKTVSRIMGELGLKCTLRPKRYRSYKGDHGRIAPDLVRRGFKTELPNQKWVTDVTEFAVAGQKLYLSPILDLYNSEIISYHLDVRPNYGLVGRMVEMAFEKHADLNGLILHSDQGWHYQMKSYQRALEKKGVLQSMSRKGNCLDNAVMENFFGILKSELFYVKKYTSVEELKTDIKSYIEYYNNDRIKMKLNAKSPVQYRTLAA, encoded by the coding sequence ATATCTAAAAAAGCTAAGTGCCTTAATTCAACAGGAAAAGTCCAAAGCGCGCGAACCAAAGCCAAAGCGGTCGAAGAATTAAGGCATACCTATGACCTGCATCTATTATTGTCTGCTTCTGAACTGGCGCGGAGCACGTTCTACTATCACCTTAAACATGCTAAAGAAGATAGGTATGCACCTGCCAGGAAGCTGATCTCCGATATCTTTCACAGACACAGGGGGCGTTATGGATATCGGCGGATAACGGCAGCGCTCAAGCAACAGGGCTGTACGATCAACCACAAAACGGTGTCAAGGATTATGGGCGAACTTGGGCTAAAATGTACACTGAGGCCTAAAAGATACCGATCCTATAAGGGAGACCATGGAAGGATTGCGCCCGATCTGGTGAGGCGAGGTTTCAAAACCGAGCTGCCGAACCAAAAGTGGGTCACTGATGTTACGGAATTTGCAGTGGCAGGCCAGAAACTCTATCTCTCCCCGATACTCGATCTCTACAATTCAGAGATCATTTCTTATCATCTAGACGTCCGGCCCAATTACGGGCTGGTCGGCAGAATGGTAGAAATGGCATTTGAAAAACATGCCGACCTCAACGGCCTAATACTGCATTCCGACCAGGGATGGCACTATCAGATGAAATCCTATCAGCGTGCGCTAGAAAAGAAGGGGGTGCTACAGAGCATGTCCAGAAAAGGCAACTGCCTGGACAATGCGGTAATGGAGAACTTCTTCGGAATACTAAAATCAGAACTATTCTACGTGAAAAAATATACATCAGTCGAAGAACTCAAAACAGATATCAAAAGTTATATTGAATACTACAACAATGACAGGATCAAAATGAAACTAAATGCAAAAAGTCCGGTACAATACCGGACTCTTGCAGCCTAA
- a CDS encoding transposase, producing MNRKTKFSLSFKEALVKEVVSGSIGSRELSRKHGINDRYLRRLVKNYEDRGSLSHQQGNNIYDKALKVACVLSVIKKRLSLSEAATCFGIPSDSTIVHWMKLYGEFGEEGLETTKVGRSKNMSAPDNNRIKKKKDPLDPQAALQEELEFLRAENAYLKKLSALIQQEKSKAREPKPKRSKN from the coding sequence ATGAATAGAAAAACAAAGTTTAGTTTAAGCTTCAAGGAAGCTTTGGTGAAGGAGGTTGTTTCCGGGTCAATCGGATCAAGGGAACTTTCCAGAAAGCATGGCATCAACGACCGATACCTACGCCGTCTGGTCAAGAATTACGAGGACCGTGGTAGCTTGAGCCATCAGCAGGGCAATAATATATACGACAAGGCACTCAAGGTTGCATGCGTTCTTTCGGTGATAAAAAAGCGTTTATCTTTGAGCGAGGCGGCCACATGTTTCGGGATCCCCAGCGACAGCACCATCGTCCACTGGATGAAGCTCTATGGTGAATTTGGCGAGGAAGGTCTTGAAACTACCAAAGTTGGCCGTTCAAAGAATATGTCGGCACCAGATAACAACAGGATAAAAAAGAAGAAGGATCCATTAGATCCACAGGCAGCTTTGCAGGAGGAGCTGGAGTTCCTACGTGCAGAAAATGCATATCTAAAAAAGCTAAGTGCCTTAATTCAACAGGAAAAGTCCAAAGCGCGCGAACCAAAGCCAAAGCGGTCGAAGAATTAA
- a CDS encoding MBL fold metallo-hydrolase: MKLTIWGAAKQVTGSMHLLQSHNYSILIDCGLDYEKETYQEENQYFPFDPATIDVVILTHAHIDHSGNLPTLLRLGFNGQILCTPPTADLTELLLMDSVNIFLSKQNKRARGKRASSGPKPLYLHKHVMDTVDRFVTIAFDKDFTIKEDITLRFIPVGHLLGAAAVVLNIMEDGKEKRIAFTGDIGRKNYPVLVDPQPIPEVDYLVSESTYGGRLHSKDTTIEQKLVETINETCVKFPGRLIIPAFSIGRTQALVYSLNKIFSEGLLPPVKIFVDSPLASFATDVYRKHHHLLNEESQNFYNRKGDEFEFEELSYVQDKRESISISNYHEPCIIISSAGMLEGGRIQDHLYHNIQNYYCTILFIGYCAKGTLGNRLLRGDPIVRLRHRDLMVFATIKQTDLLSGHGDHDDLLNTVKQQSPEKLKKVFLVHGESKSLESLAVAIAEAGYTVTIPEKGEVFEL, translated from the coding sequence ATGAAATTAACGATTTGGGGAGCAGCGAAACAGGTAACAGGAAGTATGCATCTGCTTCAATCACACAATTATAGTATACTTATAGATTGCGGACTTGATTACGAAAAGGAAACTTATCAGGAAGAAAATCAGTATTTCCCCTTTGATCCGGCTACTATAGATGTGGTTATTTTAACCCATGCACATATTGACCATTCTGGAAATTTACCTACACTTTTAAGACTAGGATTTAATGGTCAGATTCTCTGTACACCACCAACAGCAGATTTAACAGAACTCCTGCTAATGGACTCTGTAAATATCTTTTTGAGTAAACAGAATAAAAGAGCCAGAGGCAAACGAGCATCATCCGGCCCTAAACCACTTTATCTTCACAAACATGTGATGGATACTGTAGATCGTTTTGTAACTATTGCCTTCGATAAAGATTTCACAATCAAAGAAGATATTACACTTCGCTTTATTCCTGTAGGCCATTTATTAGGTGCAGCAGCTGTGGTATTAAACATTATGGAAGACGGAAAGGAAAAGCGCATTGCTTTTACCGGAGATATAGGTCGTAAAAACTATCCGGTTTTGGTAGATCCACAACCGATTCCTGAGGTTGACTACCTGGTATCTGAATCTACTTATGGCGGCAGGCTCCACAGTAAAGACACCACGATTGAACAGAAACTGGTAGAAACGATTAATGAAACCTGTGTTAAATTTCCAGGACGTTTAATTATTCCTGCTTTTAGTATAGGAAGAACTCAGGCCCTGGTTTATTCACTGAACAAAATATTCAGCGAAGGATTACTTCCTCCTGTAAAAATATTTGTAGATAGTCCACTAGCTAGTTTTGCGACGGATGTTTACCGTAAACACCATCATTTACTCAATGAAGAATCTCAGAATTTTTATAACCGTAAAGGTGATGAGTTTGAATTTGAGGAACTTTCTTATGTACAAGATAAGAGAGAGAGTATTTCGATCTCTAATTATCATGAACCTTGTATTATTATCTCTTCAGCAGGTATGCTGGAAGGTGGAAGGATTCAGGATCATTTATACCATAATATCCAAAATTACTACTGTACTATTCTGTTTATCGGCTATTGTGCCAAAGGAACTTTAGGGAACAGGCTACTCAGAGGGGACCCTATTGTTCGTTTACGTCATCGTGATTTAATGGTTTTTGCAACAATCAAGCAAACAGACCTGCTGAGCGGGCATGGTGATCATGACGACTTGTTAAACACGGTGAAACAACAAAGTCCAGAAAAACTAAAAAAAGTATTTCTTGTTCATGGTGAAAGTAAAAGCCTGGAGAGTTTAGCAGTTGCAATAGCAGAAGCCGGATACACGGTAACTATACCAGAAAAGGGTGAAGTATTTGAACTGTAA
- a CDS encoding NAD(P)H-binding protein, producing the protein MYSLNNKISILGCGWYGLELAKELLKNGYTVKGSTTTPDKLESLQQAGILPYLINFTEEKDNVDYEFFDCDLLIISIPPKRNTAEQHTFLSKIQKVSEAAVNGNIPNIIFISATSVYGDYNQEVNEHTVPNPETESGKAILAAEQALTTNENFSTTILRFGGLIGPGRDPGRFFAGKSAIPNGKAPVNLIHLSDCTGLTLRIIEKQAFGYIFNACATAHPTRSIFYTAAAARSGLEIPQFKDELLNWKSVHSIYIAEKLNYEFKISLNSLV; encoded by the coding sequence ATGTATTCATTAAATAATAAAATCAGCATACTGGGCTGTGGTTGGTACGGACTAGAGCTTGCTAAAGAACTGCTAAAAAACGGTTATACCGTAAAAGGTTCGACAACTACACCTGATAAATTAGAAAGTCTTCAGCAAGCTGGAATCCTGCCCTATCTTATAAATTTCACTGAAGAGAAAGATAATGTGGACTATGAATTTTTCGACTGTGATTTACTCATTATAAGCATCCCTCCAAAGAGAAATACAGCAGAGCAACATACCTTTTTATCAAAGATTCAGAAAGTATCAGAAGCGGCAGTAAATGGTAATATTCCAAATATTATCTTTATCAGTGCTACTTCAGTATATGGAGATTATAATCAGGAGGTTAATGAACACACTGTCCCAAACCCTGAAACAGAGTCTGGTAAAGCAATTCTGGCTGCTGAACAAGCTTTAACAACGAACGAGAATTTTAGTACTACAATACTCAGATTTGGTGGCTTGATTGGCCCTGGCAGAGATCCGGGGAGATTCTTTGCTGGCAAATCAGCTATACCGAATGGAAAAGCCCCTGTAAATCTTATTCACCTCTCAGATTGTACCGGTTTAACATTACGCATCATTGAAAAGCAAGCCTTTGGCTATATTTTTAATGCATGTGCTACAGCTCATCCCACTCGTTCCATATTTTATACTGCTGCAGCCGCAAGATCAGGATTAGAAATACCTCAGTTCAAAGATGAACTGCTCAACTGGAAATCGGTGCATAGTATATATATAGCTGAAAAACTCAATTATGAATTTAAGATCTCACTAAATAGCCTTGTTTAA
- a CDS encoding YMGG-like glycine zipper-containing protein, whose amino-acid sequence MKNTFAILGIALAFTACTNAKKEEAIKVATIKAVKDSMRLDSFKRADAAEKQQAARIQEEKRVLMLASAKAAENAPAATMASPRNHSVNQQTTTTTTKKKGWSSAALGTVIGAGAGGLGGALIDKKKGRGAIIGGVAGAGAGYLIGRGQDRKSGRVQSNN is encoded by the coding sequence ATGAAAAATACGTTCGCAATATTAGGTATAGCACTTGCTTTTACAGCATGTACTAATGCCAAGAAAGAAGAAGCAATTAAAGTAGCTACGATCAAAGCTGTAAAAGACAGTATGAGATTAGATAGCTTTAAAAGAGCAGATGCTGCTGAAAAACAGCAGGCAGCCAGAATACAGGAAGAAAAAAGAGTTTTGATGCTGGCTTCTGCCAAAGCTGCTGAAAATGCTCCTGCTGCTACAATGGCTTCACCACGCAATCATTCTGTAAATCAACAGACAACTACTACAACAACTAAAAAGAAAGGTTGGAGCAGTGCAGCATTAGGAACTGTTATTGGTGCAGGTGCAGGTGGATTAGGTGGGGCACTTATTGACAAAAAGAAAGGCAGAGGTGCTATTATCGGTGGTGTAGCGGGTGCTGGTGCAGGATATTTAATCGGTCGTGGACAAGATAGAAAATCGGGTAGGGTTCAATCCAACAATTAG
- a CDS encoding cold-shock protein — MRTTGKVKWFNSAKGFGFITPEDGGKDIFVHFSAIAGDSFRELNEGDNVEFELNDGKKGPEASNVTVL; from the coding sequence ATGCGTACAACAGGAAAAGTTAAATGGTTTAATTCTGCAAAAGGGTTTGGTTTTATAACTCCAGAAGATGGAGGAAAAGATATTTTCGTACATTTTTCTGCGATTGCAGGAGATTCATTCAGAGAATTGAATGAGGGTGACAATGTAGAATTCGAATTGAATGACGGTAAAAAAGGCCCTGAGGCTTCTAATGTAACTGTTCTTTAA